In one window of Mercurialis annua linkage group LG4, ddMerAnnu1.2, whole genome shotgun sequence DNA:
- the LOC126678946 gene encoding uncharacterized protein LOC126678946 codes for MGERKVINKYYPPDFDAAKLPRLRRAQNDSMKVRMMLPMSVRCNSCGHYIYKGTKFDMIKEIAQEKYINVISIHRFYFRCTHCKALITFKTDPQNSDYIVENGANRNFEPWRAQPEEMDGGQDAMESLENQSLDNKRRMRSEDQLDELKSLKSRQARLINSDTLLHVVLAEKTKKLEEAEEDEALVKSVFGQRSKVLRRVRDDDDEDDDDFHPIRKKASYQISSKSTDTLTKSNASTGCKLPMLRYLVIKKQHV; via the coding sequence ATGGGAGAAAGAAAAGTGATTAACAAATATTATCCACCCGATTTTGATGCGGCCAAGTTACCCCGTCTTCGAAGAGCACAGAATGATTCAATGAAAGTTCGGATGATGCTTCCGATGAGCGTCCGCTGCAATTCCTGCGGGCATTATATATACAAAGGCACCAAATTTGATATGATCAAGGAAATAGCtcaagaaaaatatattaatgttATATCTATTCACAGATTTTATTTCAGGTGCACCCACTGCAAGGCTCTGATTACCTTTAAAACAGACCCTCAAAATAGTGATTATATAGTCGAGAATGGCGCTAATCGAAATTTTGAACCCTGGAGAGCTCAGCCTGAGGAGATGGACGGCGGTCAGGATGCAATGGAATCGCTGGAGAATCAGAGTTTGGATAATAAGAGGAGAATGCGTAGTGAGGATCAACTTGACGAGTTGAAGAGTTTGAAGTCTAGACAGGCCAGACTTATTAATTCAGACACACTGCTTCATGTTGTTTTGGCAGAGAAGACAAAGAAGttagaagaagcagaagaggatGAAGCACTTGTCAAATCTGTTTTTGGACAGAGGTCTAAAGTCCTACGCAGGGTTCGTGACGACGACGACGAGGATGATGATGATTTCCACCCCATCAGGAAAAAGGCTTCTTATCAAATTTCAAGTAAATCTACGGATACACTAACAAAGAGCAATGCTAGTACTGGTTGTAAATTACCAATGCTCAGGTATTTGGTCATCAAAAAACAACACGTGTAA
- the LOC126678940 gene encoding disease resistance protein RGA2-like — MGNEKEKEKEKKSVFETHLNTPSSTPFCLFSSPINGNCDASHHIPKEKPIPGVHNGIRNPARVLSTKPNLVARLKKMADSLLLNLTQSVLEKLASLALHEFFLAWGLETDLQQIKKLLKVVTAVLLDAEQHQSRNHRIQVWLEDLTDVLYDIEDTVDEFECEALRRQVVKDAGDTTTKVSRFFSSSNSLAFRFKMAHKLKNLRERVAAIVKLKSDFGLTEGVNGMQVIRRERKLTYSFVDAATVIGRDDDKEKIIGHLLNHVDVENVSVLPIMGIGGLGKTTLAKLVYNDQRVNSHFEMKVWACISNDFDLEKVLRKINEAVTGQQCRGWGVEQLQAFLRETINNKRYLLILDDVSNDDRRKWNELRDLLMGGANRSRILVTTRENSVASLMASVQPYRLNDLSHKNCLSLFLKCAFKDAQDVEHFPNLVKMGEEIVNKCKGVPLAVVTLGNLLYSITSEHEWKYVRDSELWKLEQKEDDIMPALRISYEQLPSNLKRCFAYCSFFPKDHDYTNFELIYFWMAHGLLQCKNENEELEHVGLRYFEELCSRSFFQDYDQLIDGVSCKMHDLLHDLALSLTQKECSIVTSATKQIPKNVRHLLFANPNLLPESLPVILQGLASVRTIAPFGYSEFISQSFIHSLDLSRFQFLRYLDLRHSEIEILPESIGMLKHLRFLNLSGSKITRLPNSVCKLQSLHTRLLLLCNGMEELPRDMRLFISLRTLTITTKQKCLPNNGIGCLKSLQSLVIFSCENIEFLFKDMQGLNSLRNLIIMKCRSLKSLPQSIKYSTSLKFLSIGNCENLDLEMEEEENDNQNQLCRLEILLLEDIPKLVKLPRWLLNSSTSTLQLLSLAHLPNMKEFPACFTGLQDLRIEDCKLLMEDLSKIPHVPKILVDG; from the coding sequence ATgggaaatgaaaaagaaaaggaaaaagaaaagaaatcagTTTTTGAGACACATCTCAACACTCCAAGCTCGACTCCGTTCTGCCTTTTCTCCTCCCCAATAAACGGAAATTGCGACGCTTCTCATCACATCCCAAAAGAAAAGCCGATTCCCGGAGTTCATAACGGAATTCGAAATCCGGCGAGAGTTCTCTCAACAAAACCCAATTTAGTTGCccgattaaaaaaaatggctgATTCTCTTCTACTCAACCTTACACAGAGCGTTCTCGAAAAGCTAGCCTCTCTTGCCCTCCATGAATTTTTCTTGGCTTGGGGACTTGAAACTGATCTTCAACAAATTAAGAAGCTTTTAAAGGTCGTAACAGCTGTGCTTTTGGACGCCGAGCAGCACCAATCACGCAACCACCGGATTCAAGTGTGGCTTGAGGACCTCACAGATGTCCTTTATGATATAGAAGATACCGTCGATGAATTCGAGTGCGAAGCACTGAGAAGGCAAGTGGTGAAAGATGCGGGGGACACTACCACAAAGGTAAGCCGCTTCTTTTCAAGCTCTAATTCACTTGCATTCCGCTTTAAAATGGCCCATAAACTAAAGAACCTTAGAGAGAGAGTAGCTGCAATTGTTAAGCTTAAGTCTGATTTTGGTTTGACTGAGGGGGTCAATGGTATGCAAGTCATTCGCAGGGAGAGGAAATTGACCTACTCCTTTGTGGATGCTGCAACTGTTATTGGGAGGGACGATGATAAAGAGAAGATCATAGGTCATTTATTGAATCATGTCGATGTTGAAAATGTCTCTGTTCTTCCAATTATGGGAATTGGAGGTCTGGGGAAGACTACACTAGCTAAGCTGGTGTATAATGATCAAAGGGTAAACAGTCATTTTGAGATGAAGGTTTGGGCATGCATCTCCAATGACTTTGATTTGGAAAAAGTTCTTAGAAAAATCAACGAGGCTGTCACAGGTCAACAATGTAGAGGCTGGGGTGTAGAACAATTGCAAGCATTCTTGAGGGAGACTATTAACAATAAAAGATACTTGCTTATCTTAGATGATGTGTCCAATGATGACCGTCGAAAGTGGAATGAATTGAGAGATTTGTTGATGGGGGGTGCTAACAGAAGTAGAATTCTAGTCACAACAAGAGAAAATAGTGTTGCCTCACTCATGGCTAGTGTTCAACCTTACCGTTTGAATGATCTTTCTCATAAAAATTGTCTCTCTTTGTTTCTCAAATGTGCATTTAAAGACGCACAAGATGTGGAACACTTCCCAAATCTTGTAAAAATGGGTGAAGAAATTGTAAATAAATGCAAAGGAGTTCCTCTAGCAGTAGTAACACTAGGAAATTTGCTTTACTCAATCACAAGTGAGCATGAGTGGAAATATGTAAGGGATAGTGAGTTATGGAAACTAGAGCAAAAGGAGGATGATATAATGCCTGCACTAAGAATAAGTTATGAGCAGTTGCCATCTAACTTGAAAAGATGCTTTGCATACTGTTCATTTTTTCCTAAGGATCATGATTATACTAACTTTgaactaatttatttttggatGGCACATGGGCTTCTTCAGTGCAAGAATGAGAATGAGGAGTTAGAACATGTTGGATTGCGTTACTTTGAAGAGTTATGTTCGAGATCCTTTTTCCAAGATTATGATCAATTGATTGACGGGGTCAGCTGTAAAATGCATGATTTGTTGCATGATCTTGCGCTATCATTGACACAAAAAGAGTGCTCAATAGTCACATCAGCAACCAAACAAATACCCAAAAATGTTCGGCATTTGTTATTTGCTAACCCTAATTTGCTTCCTGAAAGTCTCCCTGTGATCTTACAAGGTTTAGCCAGTGTACGAACCATTGCACCCTTTGGTTACTCGGAATTTATTAGCCAATCATTCATCCATTCATTAGATTTGTCAAGATTTCAATTTCTGCGATACTTGGATTTGAGACATTCAGAAATAGAGATACTGCCAGAAAGTATTGGTATGTTAAAGCATTTGAGATTTCTCAATTTATCTGGGTCCAAAATAACAAGATTGCCTAATTCTGTTTGCAAGTTACAGAGCTTACATACTCGATTGCTTTTATTATGTAATGGAATGGAAGAGCTACCTAGAGACATGAGGTTGTTCATCAGCCTTAGAACTCTGACAATAACCACAAAGCAGAAGTGTTTGCCAAATAATGGAATAGGCTGTTTGAAATCTCTCCAAAGTTTGGTAATTTTTTCATGTGAAAATATAGAATTCTTGTTTAAAGATATGCAGGGTCTCAACAGCCTTCGAAATCTGATTATCATGAAATGTCGAAGCTTAAAAAGTTTGCCGCAGAGTATAAAGTACTCGACTTCATTAAAGTTTCTTTCTATCGGGAATTGTGAGAACCTTGATTTGGAAATGGAGGAGGAAGAGAACgataatcaaaatcaattatgCCGCCTTGAAATACTGTTACTTGAAGATATACCAAAATTGGTGAAATTGCCACGGTGGCTTCTCAATAGTTCCACCAGCACCCTTCAACTCTTATCTCTTGCACACTTGCCCAACATGAAAGAGTTCCCTGCTTGCTTCACTGGTCTTCAAGATTTACGTATAGAAGATTGCAAATTACTTATGGAAGATTTGTCCAAGATTCCTCATGTCCCCAAAATTCTTGTTGATGGCTAG